The Vitis vinifera cultivar Pinot Noir 40024 chromosome 8, ASM3070453v1 genome segment GGTAAAGTAGAAGAGAAAAGCGCTCAACATGTGAGAGTATAGAAAGacccaacaaaaaataaaaatgaaaaacacaaGTTGAAGATCAGCCAATAAACACAACTTTTTTTAGAGCTACTAAATTTTGACcatttgattataaaaaaagatatgaaTTATATACCAGCTATGTGGGCAACTTAGAAATTTTTGATATAATGAAAATGGTATAGATAGACTCCATGTGAACAAGAAATTGTAGCATTATTCTGACAATAATGAAAATTCCTTCTAACTCCAGTTTCCATCTTATTTATGATTGCCAAGCAAATGTgggaaaataaaagtaaataaaaaactctGAATcttagaactttttttttccatagaaatatttagaatgaaaattttccacTCAACTTGACCAAATTCAagtatttattcataaaaactatataattggaaatttattttcctcaaattttgatAGGAATCGcaataaaaagaagaatttctcaacaaaaatttataaaaaaagctgtaaaattgaaattttattttccttaaatttcaatagaaatagcaatataaaaaaagaatttcttaacaaaaatatatagaaaaatacataaaaagaCGACATTCTCTaaaacatacatacatatatgtgCTAAAATAGACATGAACATAGGAAACCTAACCTTAATCAAACACCAAAATCTTGTGATTTTGACATCCAAATCCTAATACCAAAACCTTAATTCTAAACCTCAGTATTATGATTTCCACaacaatggaagaaaaataaacataCAAACCCCTCCTCccacctaaaaaaaaaacttaacaaaaaacaacacaaatagcttgaagaattgaagaaaacaagaaacccaaatGGGAACCCCAGATTTGGACATGAACATTGTTGATAGTGCTAAAAGACAAAAGACAACAAAATCATACCCGTagacaaacaaagaaaaataaaaaacaaaaaaggcagAGTCAGATATCCTTCAACGAGAATGATTAAATTGAAAATGTTGGCAGTGCTACTGCTCCATCACAATTCCGAGATAGAGAGGACGGGGGAAGATGGAAATGAAAGAGTTTGGAAAGTGTAATGTGACTGAAACACATGTAAAGAAGTCGATAATGATGGGTATCCCATGCCCTCCAATCTGTGTCGTCCATTTATGACAAGAAGATGTTAGGGTTAGGTTTTACCATATTATTGGGATTTCAggaatatttgataaaataagagGTCCGTGTTTTTACGagatttgattttttcatattcagATCAACACGAGGAAAGTATTAGAGTTTTTGGATTTTTGGGTTTCAAGAGGGAGAGAAGCATATAAAGGATGAAGTTTTCTATTCAATCTTAGCGTCGATCAGGGCAGAGAGAAAAATGTAGactgttttttagtttttagttttttaatctATGTGGAAGATGGGCCGGAGGAAAGAGGAGGGCAATTTGGATATAAAATAACAACTAGGCTCAAAGTGCAGCTCAAAGCGCATGAAACTCAAATTATTTTTGGGATTAGAataattatattgaaaaataaaaagttgggTTTCcaatttcctatatttttcatattagcAATCCATAACACAAGTTTCCGGGGAAGAAGCTGTGGCGTGCGGACAGGAGGATAGAAAACTTGCAATGTGGGACCACAGCACGTCAACCTTAATAACTTCTTGGACCCCACTTGTCCCCTTCATTTGATTCATTCCTTCTGCAATTTTTGTCCTTGACATGATCGTTTTCCATGGCCTAACCATTTAGCTTTGTGAGAAAACCTGATCTTCTTTGCTAAtattgtttatcttctttggCTACTTTAATGGtaaagttcaaaaataaaataataataaaggcaCATTGGAAACCAATTGTAATGATCAATGTTACACAGCATACTGCAAAAATTGAAATAGGATAGGCACTTTAGAATGACTAAATCGAAGAGAGTGAAAGCAATAAGTAGGCTACAACTATAAGCATTCATTGGGGGTCAGATCAGAACATATGTGCCATTTACCAATTAGGCCATCGGTGGAAAGCGTTAAAACCAATTCCACGTGTCCTGACCTTAATACAACACCCTTAAACCAACGGCCATGAAATATTTACCAGTCGGGTTGAGGTTTAGTGGTAAATGTGGCCAACAGCTAACGTTAAAAGCACATTTTGCGTGACAGATAAGGCAAACCGGTCAGCTATCACATCACCAACTCAAAATACATACGAAAACACACTAATTAGTAATTACGTAATTACGACCGAGGATTCACGATTCATCCGCCGGGTTGACTCCCGGCGAAATTTTAGTCGCTGTGGACCTCCAAGCTCACAAATGAAAACTTGCTACCGCTGGAAACATCACTCTCCGAGCACTCTTTTTCCAGCCCTTTTATTGCTAAAACGAGATTTCCGATTTCCACATTTTCTGGTGAGGTCGTCCCATTTCCGACGTCTCGGGTTGGAGAAGGGGAGGGAGTGAAGTAAGGTGGAGAAGCACAAGGCGTCGAAAACGGTGTCACTTCGTCCACACCAACGGCCACAGTCAACTCTGGCAATTCATCAGCAACCCTTAAACATTCCCCCAGTGATACACTTTTTGTCTCCGCAGACAATGATTTGTCAGTTGCTTGTGGCTCCATTTCTTCCCTCTCCTCCTCCTTGATGGTGAACAAAACCCTTGAAGAACCATACAATCCCTGCCATTTAAGGACGTCAACGTCGTTGATCTCCTCCGACGGCACTCTACCGGGCCTGGTAGCAGGATGGGCGTGGGGATCGGCGTGGGGTTCGATGCGGGACTGGCGTTTCCAGCAGAAAAAGTAGAGGAGCTCCTTGGAGGGGATGGAGAAAGGGTCTCCTGGAAACTCAGGGTGGCCGGCGGTGGAGTTCTGACGCCTGAATCGTTTCCGGTACCAGTAAACGTGGAAGAGTTGGGTGCCTATGACAAGGAGGAAGACTGCAAACACCACGATGAGAACGATGCATAACTTGCTCAGACCGATCATGTTTCTCCAACACTCTCTGTTGAGTCTTCCTCCTCAGCGTTTTGTCTCTTTTAAGAAACTGAGACACTTGCGTCCTGTAGCAGGTAGCCGGTAACCTCAACGGATTAATGCTGACGTGTATATTCGACAAATTTATCATTAGAAAATTCTGTGGGGAAGAGTAAAAATGACGTGTGGGATGGAGTAGTGATGACGTGGCATCGATGTCTGGATCGTTGACTTGGGTGGGCCCAAAAAAAATGGCGTAATCATCTGGGGTGCTGCCCAAATACCATTGGATGGTGGACTAGGAGCTTGAACCAAGGCCCATTTTAACGATGCTGGGATATTGCAAATAAATTGGCCCATTCACATGGCTTGTAATTCTCAAGCCCCCTCAACAAGTCGATAGTTTTCTAGAGTTCTGAACCTCCGCGGGACTAGGATCCAGGTGTCATAGGCGGGAGCTTTTGATCATTATTATTTCGCATTTTGCTATAATATACAGCGCCAAGGAGAGCCCAGGTAGATCACAGGCTTGGGCAGGCCTAATCATAGGCCAAAATCAAGCTCAAGGTTAAATTCAATGAAACAGAGAGACTAGATTAAATTCAACGAACCAATCTAAGCCCATTTTCTAGAGCAGTGTGAGTCTTGTTCAGGCAAGAGGAGGCCTTGAGGTTATTTCAATGCCAAATGTGACTGAAAACTGGGCCATTTGAGATCCATCGCCTTCCACCATGGGCATCCTTGTTGTCACGGCCCAGATGCAGTATCGAGAAGCAATAGGTAGCCAATTTGAAGGAAAAGATTAGGACCAGGGCTGAAGAGGTCTCGGGCCCATACCATATTGCTGCTAAACTTAGATGATTTAAAGCC includes the following:
- the LOC100259609 gene encoding uncharacterized protein LOC100259609, with amino-acid sequence MIGLSKLCIVLIVVFAVFLLVIGTQLFHVYWYRKRFRRQNSTAGHPEFPGDPFSIPSKELLYFFCWKRQSRIEPHADPHAHPATRPGRVPSEEINDVDVLKWQGLYGSSRVLFTIKEEEREEMEPQATDKSLSAETKSVSLGECLRVADELPELTVAVGVDEVTPFSTPCASPPYFTPSPSPTRDVGNGTTSPENVEIGNLVLAIKGLEKECSESDVSSGSKFSFVSLEVHSD